CGACTTCGTCGAAGACGTCGAGGATGGGGTTGAAGCGGTCGGCGAAGTCGGCGTAGCCGGCTTCGATCATCGACGGCGGGACCGGCGGGAACATGGCCAGGGTGTGCCAGATGGAGGAGCCGGTGAAGCCGACGACGGTCTTGACGCCGAGTTTGGCCGCCGCGCGGGCGGTGTCCTTGATTTCCTCGGCGGCGCGGCGGCGGACGCCTTCGGGTTCGCCGTCGCCCCAGATGCGGGCGGGCAGGATGCCCTTGTGGCGTTCGTCGATGGGGTGGTCGCAGACGGCCTGGCCGACGAGGTGGTTGGAGATCGTCCACACCCCGAGGTTGTATTTGGCCAGGGTTTCCTTTTTGCGTTCGATGTAGGAGTCGTCGGCGAGGGCCTTGTCGACCTCGAAGTGGTCGCCCCAGCAGGCGAGTTCCAGGCCGTCGTAGCCCCATTCGGAGGCGAGCCGGCAGACCTCCTCGAACGGCAGGTCCGCCCACTGCCCCGTGAACAACGTGATCGGTCGCGTCATATCACACCCGTTCTCACAGTCCTGTGGACAATCAAATCGAGGTCCAGCCCGACCCGGCGGCCGCGCTCTCCTCGACCGCGGCGAGCACCCGCTGCACCCGGAGCCCGTCCTCGAAGGACGGTGCGGGGTCGGCGCCTGCGGCCACCGCCTCGATGAAGTCCTTCACCTCGTGGGTGAAGGTGTGCTCGTAGCCGAGGCCGTGACCCGGCGGCCACCACGCCCCGGCGTACGGGTGGTCCGCCTCGGTGAC
This is a stretch of genomic DNA from Microbispora sp. ZYX-F-249. It encodes these proteins:
- a CDS encoding sugar phosphate isomerase/epimerase family protein, with amino-acid sequence MTRPITLFTGQWADLPFEEVCRLASEWGYDGLELACWGDHFEVDKALADDSYIERKKETLAKYNLGVWTISNHLVGQAVCDHPIDERHKGILPARIWGDGEPEGVRRRAAEEIKDTARAAAKLGVKTVVGFTGSSIWHTLAMFPPVPPSMIEAGYADFADRFNPILDVFDEVGVRFAHEVHPSEIAYDYHTTRRTLEAIGNRPAFGLNWDPSHMVWQGLDPAGFILDFADKIYHVDCKDARVATRDGRRGRLASHLAWADPRRGWDFVSTGRGDVPWEECFRALNHIGYDGPISIEWEDAGMDRLHGAPESLAYIRALNAITPPEAAFDAAFSSES
- a CDS encoding Gfo/Idh/MocA family oxidoreductase gives rise to the protein VTEADHPYAGAWWPPGHGLGYEHTFTHEVKDFIEAVAAGADPAPSFEDGLRVQRVLAAVEESAAAGSGWTSI